A window of the Parambassis ranga chromosome 17, fParRan2.1, whole genome shotgun sequence genome harbors these coding sequences:
- the LOC114450098 gene encoding zinc finger protein 521-like isoform X4 — protein MKTHASNKPHKCPVCRRGFLSSSSLHGHMQVHERGKDGSSSSLSRADEWKLKETRKCSRCEEGFDVPEELQRHIAECHPECSPSEDGGLGATLQCIYCHEPFSDEGTLLTHIDQAHSRDRKGHTCAICSEHFLSVEDLYAHMDIHQLPESSNHSNSPSLLTVGYTSVSSTTPDSNLSVDSSTMVETAPPVPKTRGRRKRAAQNTSDMGGRSSKQPKVSYSCMYCNKQVFSSLAVLQIHLRTMHLDKPEQAHTCQFCLEVLPSLLNLNEHLKQVHNAEDHAALLASLPDALLQCNFCPEVLSDLNALQEHIRCSHGFPSPVAKESNAFFCPQCFMGFLTEATLEEHVRQTHCDGGSLRFDSPLAVTPKEPIVEVYSCSYCTNSPIFNSVLKLNKHIKENHKNIPLALNYINNGKKSMRTLSPSSPISVEQTAVLKQSSASRSTNEFICNQCGAKYTSLDLFQTHLKTHLDGLQPQLTCPQCNKEFPNQESLLKHVTIHFTITSTYYICESCDKQFTSVDDLQKHLLDMHTFVFFRCTLCQEVFDSKVSTQLHLAVKHSNEKKVYRCTSCNWDFRHETDLQLHVKHSHLENQGRAHRCIFCGESFGTEVELQCHITTHSKKYNCRFCSKAFHAIVLLEKHLREKHCVFEGKTQNCGANGSAVSGGDGQPKEDAELQGLLTNSHGPVATGGSVVESHNSHDGSEEEVDTAEPMYGCDICGASYTMESLLTNHQLRDHNIRPGESAMIKRKAEMIKGNHKCNVCSRTFFSEAGLREHMQTHLGPVKHYMCPICGERFPSLLTLTEHKVTHSKSLDTGSCRICKMPLQSEEDFLEHCQMHPDLRNSLTGFRCVVCMQTVTSTLELKIHGTFHMQKTGTMSSNQPIVRSNAISQNQQQHHIQKLFKCASCLKDFRSKQDLVKLDINGLPYGLCASCVTAAGSKSSSPTVNGGRQQQHGGTTTPATTTAAWVQGESLSPGDGKSKAVSSSSSSSSTSSTSATKTRCSSCNVKFESEAELQNHVQTVHREQAGDSNSGQHKTPQVSPMPRASPSQTEEKKTYQCIKCQMVFYSEWDIQVHVANHMLEEGLNHECKLCSQSFDSPAKLQCHLIEHSFEGMGGTFKCPVCFTVFVQANKLQQHIFSAHGQEDKIYDCSQCPQKFFFQTELQNHTLTQHSS, from the exons ATGAAAACCCACGCCTCCAACAAACCCCACAAGTGCCCTGTGTGCCGTCGAGGCTTCCTTTCCTCCAGCTCACTCCACGGCCACATGCAAGTACATGAACGGGGCAAAGATGGCAGCAGCTCAAGCCTCTCTAGAGCTGATGAGTGGAAGCTGAAAGAAACACGGAAATGCAGCCGATGTGAGGAAGGCTTTGATGTTCCAGAAGAGCTCCAGAGGCACATCGCAGAGTGCCACCCTGAGTGCTCACCGTCAGAGGATGGAGGCCTAGGCGCCACCCTGCAGTGCATTTACTGCCATGAACCTTTCAGTGATGAGGGCACCCTGCTAACTCACATTGACCAGGCCCACAGCAGAGATAGGAAGGGCCACACCTGTGCGATATGCTCAGAACACTTTCTCTCTGTTGAGGACCTTTATGCGCATATGGACATCCACCAGCTCCCTGAATCTAGTAACCATAGTAACAGCCCTTCATTGCTGACTGTGGGCTACACCTCTGTCTCCAGCACCACTCCAGACTCCAACCTTTCTGTTGACAGCTCCACAATGGTGGAGACAGCACCACCTGTGCCCAAGACAAGGGGCAGAAGAAAGAGGGCTGCTCAGAACACATCTGACATGGGAGGACGTTCCTCAAAACAGCCTAAAGTTTCCTACAGTTGCATGTACTGCAACAAGCAAGTATTCTCCAGTTTGGCTGTGCTTCAAATTCACCTACGAACGATGCACCTGGACAAGCCAGAGCAGGCTCATACTTGCCAGTTTTGTTTAGAGGTTCTCCCCTCTTTACTAAATCTAAATGAACATCTCAAACAGGTTCATAATGCAGAGGACCATGCTGCCCTACTAGCCAGCCTACCAGATGCACTCCTGCAGTGTAACTTCTGCCCTGAAGTGTTGAGTGACCTAAATGCCCTCCAAGAGCACATCCGCTGCTCCCATGGCTTTCCCAGTCCAGTGGCCAAAGAGAGCAATGCCTTCTTTTGCCCCCAGTGCTTCATGGGGTTCTTAACAGAGGCGACCTTGGAGGAGCATGTTCGTCAGactcactgtgatggaggaagcCTACGTTTTGACTCTCCCTTGGCTGTAACTCCCAAAGAGCCCATAGTAGAGGTGTACTCCTGTTCATATTGCACCAATTCCCCTATATTCAACAGTGTTTTAAAGCTCAACAAGCACATCAAGGAGAACCACAAGAACATTCCATTGGCCCTAAACTACATCAACAACGGAAAGAAATCCATGCGCACTCTTAGCCCCTCTTCACCAATAtctgtggaacaaactgccgTGCTGAAACAAAGCTCAGCTTCCCGCAGCACCAACGAGTTCATATGTAACCAGTGTGGAGCTAAGTATACAAGCTTAGACCTTTTTCAGACTCACCTCAAAACTCATCTGGATGGTCTGCAGCCTCAACTCACCTGTCCACAGTGCAACAAAGAGTTTCCCAACCAAGAATCCCTGCTGAAGCATGTGACGATTCACTTCACTATAACCTCCACATATTACATCTGTGAGAGCTGTGACAAGCAGTTCACCTCAGTAGATGACCTGCAGAAGCACTTGCTCGACATGCATACGTTTGTGTTCTTTCGTTGCACTCTGTGTCAGGAGGTGTTCGACTCCAAAGTATCTACCCAGCTCCACCTGGCTGTAAAGCACAGCAACGAGAAGAAGGTGTATCGTTGCACGTCCTGCAACTGGGACTTCAGGCATGAGACTGACCTACAGCTACATGTCAAACACAGCCACCTGGAAAACCAGGGTCGTGCCCACCGCTGCATTTTTTGTGGGGAGTCCTTTGGCACggaggtggagctgcagtgCCACATTACCACCCACAGCAAGAAGTATAACTGTCGCTTCTGCAGTAAGGCTTTCCATGCCATTGTCCTTTTGGAGAAGCATTTAAGAGagaaacactgtgtgtttgagggaAAGACACAGAACTGTGGAGCTAATGGCTCCGCTGTAAGTGGTGGGGATGGCCAGCCTAAAGAAGATGCTGAGCTACAAGGTCTCTTAACAAACAGCCATGGTCCAGTGgcaacaggaggatctgtggtGGAGTCCCACAACAGCCATGATGGAAGTGAGGAAGAGGTGGACACTGCAGAGCCCATGTATGGGTGTGACATATGTGGGGCATCTTATACCATGGAGTCGCTGCTCACTAACCACCAGTTGAGAGATCACAATATACGCCCTGGGGAGAGCGCCAtgataaaaagaaaagctgaaatGATCAAGGGCAATCACAAGTGCAATGTTTGCTCCCGAACCTTCTTCTCAGAGGCTGGGCTGAGGGAACATATGCAGACCCACCTTGGGCCTGTCAAACACTACATGTGTCCTATCTGTGGGGAGCGCTTCCCTTCTTTGCTCACCCTGACTGAGCACAAGGTCACCCATAGCAAGAGTCTGGACACAGGCAGCTGCCGCATTTGTAAGATGCCactgcagagtgaagaggactTCCTGGAGCATTGCCAGATGCACCCTGACCTGAGGAACTCCCTGACAGGTTTCCGCTGTGTGGTCTGCATGCAGACAGTCACCTCCACGTTGGAGCTTAAGATCCATGGTACTTTCCACATGCAAAAGACAGGCACTATGTCCAGCAACCAACCTATAGTCCGCAGCAATGCCATCTCTCAAAACCAGCAGCAACACCACATTCAAAAACTTTTCAAGTGTGCCTCTTGCCTGAAAGATTTTCGGTCCAAACAGGACCTTGTCAAGCTGGACATCAATGGACTGCCTTATGGACTGTGTGCGtcctgtgtgacagcagctggcTCCAAGAGCTCGAGCCCAACAGTGAATGGAGGAAGGCAACAGCAGCATGGTGGAACCACCACTCCAGCCACAACTACAGCTGCATGGGTCCAAGGGGAGAGTCTCAGTCCAGGAGATGGCAAAAGCAAAGctgtctcttcatcctcttcatcctcttcaacaTCCTCTACATCTGCAACCAAGACACGATGTTCAAGCTGCAATGTGAAGTTTGAGTCTGAAGCAGAGCTGCAAAACCATGTCCAGACGGTGCATCGGGAGCAGGCAGGGGATAGCAACAGCGGGCAGCACAAGACCCCGCAGGTGTCCCCCATGCCCAGAGCCAGTCCCTCACAAACTGAAGAG aaGAAGACCTATCAGTGCATCAAATGTCAGATGGTGTTCTACAGTGAATGGGACATCCAAGTTCATGTGGCCAATCACATGCTGG